A window of Plasmodium vivax scf_6754 genomic scaffold, whole genome shotgun sequence genomic DNA:
tttgctcTGTATACCTAACTACGTCTGTctattttatgaagaaattagTTGTACAAGAAGATTTTGCATACCAACAGGTTTCACGCAAATGTAAAAGcaaattttgaaataattttacataaaaagttaaaaagcaaaatagtTTCATTCTCGCGTttaaggggaaataaatatattttgttaaaattttatatttatgtaaagaacgttgtaaaatttaaaataacgaaaaaaaaacttggaATATCATAACAAAACCCCTTTAAATGAGTAAAAATGGGACCATgtaaaaagttataaaaaaatgtaaatatttaaaaaagtcaTTTTCCActataattttgaaaatgcgCCATAATATCAAATAGAGAATTACGAACAAGTGTTAAAAACATGCGTAGATTAAATGTCACATATGTGTGTCCCTttctataatatacataaatgcaTATTATTAATAGCAGYATATATAGAGTTTTATAATTCTCTCTTTCACTAGTAATAAagcttttgtaaaaatagtMAATAATGGCAYRATTAGTTCTACTATTGCYTATRATTKGATTATTTCAATGCTTATTGRACTGTGTCAGTCTAATTAACATGGTGGYATGTTTATCAYCACATAAAAMGATACATCAAGGAATGACAATAAATAAGTTACGGTTTTCACTAAATTGGTTGAACAACCATGGGAATGATATACCTTTCAAATGtctatttaataattaatgaaaGGAAACCCCCCATGATGCttggaaattattttatttagaaTATTACATCTAtgttaatacatatattatcatacaaaaattttattttattgaaattatgcattatatttataaaagtcTAGGCAGAgttaaacaaataattatatatatgtgaattAATTgggtaaatatttatattaatatttattctttagtaaaattattaaaccTGTGTTGGGGGGTAGAAAGAATTAAATTTATCCTATTATCATGAATAAGTAATGATCGGAAAtgtgtaataataattattctttttttcatatcactaattcagaaaaaatgaataatatttaagcaaaaagagaattcaaaaaagaaaaaaaaaattttaaatttttgtctATAAtagaatattaataataaaaattatgatggTAATCACACATTTTGGTTATATAATTTCTGAAGATACTCAAAGAATGTAGGTATAACtacaaaaattttctaataatatatttttttaacaatacACAATAATATTTGTTAGTTATATATGAGCTAtcttttgttattttctaaattttccttatttcattttttaatataatttcatttgaGGATGAAAAAATGGCTGACTATGTCATAATTATTAAAGGCAGCGGAATGCCGCAAAACTAAGTACcgaaataattttcaataaGATGACGATGCTATTGTCCATAAATAGACAATCTTTTCATTTACAATTATTGTAATTATCTATARagaatattttaaaacagaactaattattaaattaatatttttattctaaaattgtaaataattcttttatttagcatttgcataataattatataattgcatataataattaattatttaaaaaaaaataatatatctatgttctatttttatttctttatgRGATTWAAATTGTTACGTTTCCSCTTAGTTTTGGAGATAACTAAAAATCGGTCTCGTTTTATAGAAYGAGTACAAATAACRATTTATCAAAATAAGTTATCAAATTAATAGKccttaaattttaatatttagtTCCTAAGgattatataaaagatttacataaataagttagattattatataaattaattttatatgcaaaaatatttgtactKgaaaaatatttataatttctttaaatttaaacatGTCATAGAACAATGGCGCAGAAGACACCTCAACCAAATTTGGcttttgtatatatacatcCTAAAGCGTTATTAACATTTATctatttgtataatttgtttcttttgtacaaaaggaaaacttgTGTTACtataactatatattttttatttacatattaacTCCtttgtaaacatttttaggaaaagTCTTCCGAGTATTTAAAACTTAATACGCTCTAtgaggaattttttaaaaaggacgAAAAGATCAATATTGATAATCGTTGTAATAATTTGAATAATCCTAATGGGAATGATAAAGACGTTAGAGAACTTTGTAGCAAGGTTGTAAgttatttagaaaaaataccaaTGGTAAGCGATACTAGGAAACGCAATAATTATTGTAGTTATTTACCATATTGGTTCTATGATGAAATAGGGCGAATACATAAAGATCactccaaaaaaatggatgatatacctatttttaaagatattATGGGTGTGGCGAACAAGGTTAATGTACCACCtaaaacatataaatgtactttaaaatatgacaaaaatgttaatttagatgaattattaaaaaggaaaatttcacatatttattttaaaaagcatgataatattaaaagtTTTAAACAGAACCCACAAACGAAAGATTGCaatcattattttacatatttgaCTTATATTAAatcattatatgaaaaatatcataaGGAACATTGTTCTATTTCTtggcttttttcttctgacCCTGATTATTTTAGCTGCACAAGTGCTTATAACCCAAAGGATTTTTTATCTACAgcagaaaaatgtaaagctAAAGAAAATGGCGGTGGTagtggttcattttttgatatattttgGGGTAGTTCATCATCTGGAACATCTTCAAATAGAAGTGGCACATCAATTCAAGCGCCAGCGAGGGCTGCAACTTCA
This region includes:
- a CDS encoding variable surface protein Vir12-related (encoded by transcript PVX_023185A); translated protein: MAQKTPQPNLAFEKSSEYLKLNTLYEEFFKKDEKINIDNRCNNLNNPNGNDKDVRELCSKVVSYLEKIPMVSDTRKRNNYCSYLPYWFYDEIGRIHKDHSKKMDDIPIFKDIMGVANKVNVPPKTYKCTLKYDKNVNLDELLKRKISHIYFKKHDNIKSFKQNPQTKDCNHYFTYLTYIKSLYEKYHKEHCSISWLFSSDPDYFSCTSAYNPKDFLSTAEKCKAKENGGGSGSFFDIFWGSSSSGTSSNRSGTSIQAPARAATSEAKMPGNAKNSSPGGLPENKGVKGATGVAAAGNVSKGLSSSTSPVTAASSTRPGAEAPVRDNVLSRGGLLGQAVTSNHKGALSPSPKEGPGQGINAVPPYTSDTGNGKKPALPADSPSTLESVPDNVDSKFYRNIIMGVAIIGTIFFLIYYNMSSRLKSRFPKRKRKKKIFEHNYYEEYEKELARYESENESLDSQSDRYYLNYQPEGDYYY